Proteins from a single region of Hydra vulgaris chromosome 12, alternate assembly HydraT2T_AEP:
- the LOC136087793 gene encoding uncharacterized protein LOC136087793 isoform X3: MATPKLTLEFLTINDFKLYSTLALKSFLKIRNKATTGSFETLVARAFSAYEEGCEVNVDCEHSERLLLDIYTEKFLSCNLPDPLSLKSGWCGEEEGMRSWPSLYFMDIERYFLKISRERCQCSTWGNYYCKLLYMCCWVIRQL; encoded by the exons ATGGCGACGCCAAAATtaactttagaatttttaacTATCAATGATTTTAAGCTTTACAGTACTTTAGCTCTGAAAAGTTTTCTAAAGATTAGAAATAAAGCTACTACAGGTTCATTTGAAACTTTAGTTGCAAG agcGTTTAGTGCATACGAAGAGGGTTGCGAGGTTAATGTTGATTGTGAGCACTCAGAACGATTACTGCTAGATATTTATACTGAAAAGTTTTTGTCCTGCAATCTTCCGGATCCTCTTTCATTAAAAAGTGGTTGGTGTGGCGAAGAAGAAGGCATGAGATCTTGGCCTAGTCTTTATTTCATGGAcattgaaagatattttttaaaaataagtag AGAAAGATGTCAGTGTTCAACCTGGGGGAACTATTATTGCAAGCTATTGTACATGTGTTGCTGGGTTATTAG GCAGTTGTAG
- the LOC100215547 gene encoding histone PARylation factor 1 isoform X2 — protein MQKRNANEPLKKEDNIPNNCNIKSKGRKRKNGNNLNSTPDDKVRKLNFENRFKHEFAENFLAKWGVKFPDDFYDFYYFTQQNPENDIDAVGLAFTGPYDVLTEKIKKETELTKVELYMHGRFYYDLPEIITLLYSKDDNGFHIGYFRDAPDDVPQILVSNQSKMNGNLSICGDNIFAAVYGYSKKLLSKETRLTKSVNVFIKQLELFAKDHGYSLAATSQKINERKKKVKAICLNKIGLVIPVDKNGVGYRELPCSEKELKKLLQKITNAENDDSKNEAFDELQEIITLVQFANDECDYGMGYELGVNLFSHGDESLNRIVLHLLPLAYRLMGYELYSDILEKHLTDRKKDVSRSIITNV, from the exons ATGCAGAAAAGAAATGCAAATGAACCCCtgaaaaaagaagataatatcccaaataattgtaatattaaaagcaaaggaagaaaaagaaaaaatggaaataatCTTAATAGTACACCG gATGATAAAGTGAGGAAACTTAATTTTG aaAATCGATTTAAACATGAGTTTGCTGAAAATTTCCTTGCAAAGTGGGGTGTTAAATTCCCTGACGATTTTTACGATTTCTATTACTTTACACAGCAAAATCCag aaaaTGATATAGATGCTGTGGGCTTAGCATTCACTGGTCCATATGAtgttttaactgaaaaaataaaaaaagaaacagagctGACTAAAGTTGAACTATATATGCATGGAAGATTTTATTATGATCTGCCTGAAATAATCACTTTACTTTACTCCAAGGATGATAATGGTTTTCATATAGGATATTTTAG AGATGCTCCTGACGATGTTCCTCAGATTTTAGTTTCAAATCAATCAAAAATGAATGGTAATCTATCAATTTGCGGCGATAATATATTTGCAGCtgttta tggttattcaaaaaaacttttatctaaagAAACAAGACTAACTAAGTCTGTAAATGTGTTCATAAAACAATTGGAATTATTTGCTAAAGATCATGGTTATTCATTGGCTGCAACTAgtcaaaaaatcaatgaaagaaagaaaaaagttaaagctattTGTCTTAATAAAATTGGTCTTGTGATTCCAGTTGACAAAAATGGCGTTGGTTACAGAGAACTTCCGTGTTCAgaaa AGgaattaaaaaagttgcttCAAAAGATTACTAATGCAGAAAATGATGATTCAAAGAATGAGGCTTTCGATGAACTTCAAGAAATCATTACTCTGGTTCAATTTGCAAATGACGAATGTGATTATGGTATGGGCTACGAATTAGGTGTAAACTTGTTTTCACACGGTGACGAATCATTGAATCGCATCGTTCTTCATTTGCTACCATTAGCTTATCGTCTGATGGGCTATGAACTATACAGTGATATATTAGAAAAGCATTTAACTGATCGAAAAAAAGATGTTTCGAGATCAATTATAACTAATGTTTAG
- the LOC136087793 gene encoding uncharacterized protein LOC136087793 isoform X2, with amino-acid sequence MATPKLTLEFLTINDFKLYSTLALKSFLKIRNKATTGSFETLVARAFSAYEEGCEVNVDCEHSERLLLDIYTEKFLSCNLPDPLSLKSGWCGEEEGMRSWPSLYFMDIERYFLKISRERCQCSTWGNYYCKLLYMCCWVIRYIILLCLWIMLLCQSFLWQL; translated from the exons ATGGCGACGCCAAAATtaactttagaatttttaacTATCAATGATTTTAAGCTTTACAGTACTTTAGCTCTGAAAAGTTTTCTAAAGATTAGAAATAAAGCTACTACAGGTTCATTTGAAACTTTAGTTGCAAG agcGTTTAGTGCATACGAAGAGGGTTGCGAGGTTAATGTTGATTGTGAGCACTCAGAACGATTACTGCTAGATATTTATACTGAAAAGTTTTTGTCCTGCAATCTTCCGGATCCTCTTTCATTAAAAAGTGGTTGGTGTGGCGAAGAAGAAGGCATGAGATCTTGGCCTAGTCTTTATTTCATGGAcattgaaagatattttttaaaaataagtag AGAAAGATGTCAGTGTTCAACCTGGGGGAACTATTATTGCAAGCTATTGTACATGTGTTGCTGGGTTATTAGGTATATTATTCTATTGTGTTTATGGATAATGCTCTTGTGTCAAAGCTTTTTATG GCAGTTGTAG
- the LOC136087793 gene encoding uncharacterized protein LOC136087793 isoform X1 — protein MLFRIEAAVLSGFTQRTCTEQLAKWNVPSKKKKIEPGKLTNFVVSTDHYRKKVLKKNITQLKFCAQKRLDYVPFCEENKVYLNDKEKTRKTLFNEIKDLIPQSCFAEVMIGKKLSSGINENSVVVDSIKLAVMKFKKSPAFSAKENINLVVEKLVNYLYLSDEQIDNVYKKTILQSKSKDWILYRKCRMTSSNFKQFYTHTKSYLKNPTICTASISNIILGESENVQTFSMKYGIAQEVHAKIKYKRLMKKAHENATFADPGMTIFNTHPFISASPGMEVFCTCHGAGLVEIKCPSSLIFEIPSNKTYSTHLEEIDGIVKLKVNSSYYFQIQGQLGITKKLYCDFFIFSECGFHLERIKFNEVFWLDVLYHLNLFWRKVIAPILLDNNNEDEPDLVIIKKPFSGFIFEGVLEDNCKDHYLIDFNIDIPLENSI, from the coding sequence ATGCTATTTCGTATAGAAGCTGCAGTATTATCAGGTTTTACACAGCGAACATGCACTGAACAACTTGCAAAGTGGAACGTTccttctaaaaagaaaaaaatagaaccAGGAAAACTTACTAATTTTGTTGTTAGTACAGACCATTacagaaaaaaggttttaaaaaaaaatatcactcAACTCAAATTTTGTGCCCAAAAGCGCCTTGATTATGTTCCATTTTGTGAAGAAAATAAAGTCTACCTGAATGACAAAGAGAAAACAAGAAAAACTCTTTTCAATGAAATAAAGGATCTTATACCTCAAAGTTGTTTTGCAGAAGTAATGATCggaaaaaaactttcttctggAATAAATGAAAATAGTGTAGTTGTTGATTCAATTAAACTAGctgttatgaaatttaaaaaaagtccagCATTTTCAGCTAAAGAAAACATTAACTTGGTTGTcgaaaaattagtaaattaccTTTATTTAAGTGATGAACAAATTGATAATGTTTACAAGAAAACTATATTGCAATCTAAGTCTAAAGATTGGATACTTTATCGAAAGTGCAGGATGACATCTTCAAACTTTAAGCAATTTTACACACatacaaaatcttatttaaaaaatccgaCAATTTGTACTGCTTCCATATCAAATATCATATTAGGTGAGTCAGAAAATGTGCAAACATTTTCAATGAAGTATGGCATTGCTCAAGAAGTTcatgcaaaaattaaatataaacgtTTAATGAAAAAAGCTCATGAAAATGCTACTTTTGCTGATCCTGGAATGACTATTTTTAATACTCATCCATTTATTAGTGCTTCACCAGGTATGGAAGTATTTTGTACATGTCACGGTGCAGGATTAGTTGAGATAAAATGCCcatcaagtttaatttttgaaattccaTCCAACAAAACCTATTCTACCCATTTAGAGGAAATTGATGGCAtagtaaaacttaaagttaataGTAGCTACTATTTTCAGATACAGGGACAATTGGGCATcacaaaaaaactatattgtgacttttttattttttctgagtGTGGTTTTCATCTGGAacgaataaaatttaatgaggtTTTTTGGTTGGATGTGTTATAtcacttaaatttgttttggcGAAAAGTTATAGCACCCATCCTtcttgataataataatgaggaTGAGCCTGATTTAGTTATAATTAAGAAGCCTTTTAGTGGATTTATATTTGAAGGTGTTTTGGAAGACAATTGCAAGGATcattatttaattgattttaacaTTGATATACCTTTAGagaatagtatttaa